In one Musa acuminata AAA Group cultivar baxijiao unplaced genomic scaffold, Cavendish_Baxijiao_AAA HiC_scaffold_1082, whole genome shotgun sequence genomic region, the following are encoded:
- the LOC103984253 gene encoding protein CANDIDATE G-PROTEIN COUPLED RECEPTOR 7, translating into MEGSLRLLLLLVILDSLMSPSMAEIKNLEISDDSRQVILFENFGFNHRGTVTIALSGVSISSSAVAPAVDPSLLGFFLVSDESLIQAAYDSQQNPNPSSYPDCVLRSPYVHLLFTFENLSPPPPGGAFNNSFAVSHPDEYSLYFANCGPGAAAVTMSVRTETYNTRPDGSRDYLSVGKSPVPSLYTFFAVAYAVFLGAWIYLTLFQNRISSHGIHYLMAGLLLSKALYLVFAAEDQHYIRQTGTPHGWDIPFYLFQFLKGVLLFTVIVLIGTGWSFLKPFLQEREKKVLMIVIPLQIIANIASVVIGETGPFIRDWVTWNQVFLLIDIICCCTVLFPIIWSIRSLRETSKTDGKAARNLMKLTLFRQFYIIVIGYLYFTRIVVYASGTITSYKYRWVSVAAEETVSLLFYMFMFYMFRPVERNQYFMLDEEEEEAAELALREEEFEL; encoded by the coding sequence ATGGAGGGATCTCTccgtcttcttctcctcctcgtcaTTCTCGATTCCCTGATGTCTCCTTCCATGGCGGAGATCAAGAATCTGGAGATCTCCGACGACTCCCGCCAGGTCATCCTGTTCGAGAATTTCGGATTTAACCACCGTGGAACCGTCACAATTGCTCTATCCGGCGTGtccatctcctcctccgccgTCGCCCCTGCCGTCGACCCCTCTCTCCTCGGCTTCTTCCTCGTCTCCGATGAGAGCCTGATCCAGGCCGCCTACGACTCACAGcagaaccctaaccctagctcGTACCCAGATTGCGTCCTCAGGAGCCCGTACGTCCACCTCCTGTTCACCTTCGAGAATCTCTCCCCGCCGCCTCCCGGCGGCGCCTTCAACAACTCCTTCGCCGTCTCCCATCCGGACGAGTACAGCCTCTACTTCGCCAATTGCGGCCCCGGCGCCGCTGCCGTCACCATGTCGGTCCGCACCGAGACGTACAACACCCGCCCCGACGGCTCCCGCGATTACCTCTCCGTCGGCAAGTCCCCTGTGCCGTCGCTCTACACCTTCTTCGCAGTCGCGTACGCCGTCTTCCTGGGCGCGTGGATCTATCTCACCCTGTTCCAGAACCGGATCTCATCCCACGGGATCCACTACCTGATGGCCGGGCTGCTACTCAGCAAGGCCCTCTACCTCGTCTTCGCCGCCGAGGACCAGCACTACATCCGGCAGACCGGCACCCCGCACGGCTGGGACATCCCCTTCTACCTCTTCCAGTTCCTGAAAGGCGTCCTCTTGTTCACCGTGATCGTCCTCATCGGCACCGGCTGGTCCTTCCTCAAGCCCTTCCTCCAGGAGCGCGAGAAGAAGGTGCTGATGATCGTGATCCCACTCCAGATAATCGCCAACATCGCCTCCGTGGTGATCGGCGAGACCGGACCCTTCATCAGGGATTGGGTCACCTGGAACCAGGTGTTCCTCCTCATCGACATCATCTGCTGCTGCACCGTCCTGTTCCCCATCATCTGGTCCATCAGATCTCTGCGTGAGACGTCAAAGACCGACGGAAAGGCCGCAAGGAACCTTATGAAGCTCACACTTTTCCGGCAATTCTACATCATTGTGATCGGATATTTGTACTTCACGAGGATCGTCGTCTATGCATCGGGGACAATCACATCTTACAAGTACCGCTGGGTGAGCGTGGCAGCTGAGGAAACCGTGAGCCTTTTGTTCTACATGTTCATGTTCTATATGTTTCGCCCGGTGGAGAGGAACCAGTACTTTATGcttgatgaagaagaggaagaagctgCAGAATTGGCGCTCCGTGAGGAAGAGTTCGAGCTTTGA
- the LOC135666306 gene encoding MLO-like protein 3 — protein MESMEPSLQDTPTWAAAIIFFFAIAVSYILAQSISFAGNWFRSRQKIALSDAIDKLKEELMILGFLSLVLAVVQRPISHICVPVKAADYMLPCRRLQPKSISSAAGYCVDRGMISLVSQQGIHQLHTFIFVLAVVHVLCSVTTMILGRAKMRRWKAWEKETQTTEYHVANDPNRFRLTRETTFAKRHISVATSSSSMYLWIKCFFRQFYDSVNRVDYLTLRHGFITAHFSRHTTFNFHEYTNRSLEDEFKTVLTISPPLWFLVVIFMLVDIHGWYSYFWLSFAPLITVLAVGTKLHVIVARMAVKLDRENIVITGAPPVQPNDDFFWFGNPRSILFLLHLAFFQNAFELTFFIWIWYEFGLKSCYHENFGITIARVALAVVVQFLCSYITLPMYALVTQMGSEVKRSMFGERTKTALRRWHEEVRVRRKKQHPHRRPPSTVSRQQQEISTQITSST, from the exons ATGGAGAGCATGGAGCCGTCTCTTCAGGACACTCCAACCTGGGCTGCAGCAATTATCTTCTTCTTCGCCATCGCTGTCTCCTACATCTTAGCACAGTCGATCAGTTTTGCCGGAAAT TGGTTCAGGAGTCGTCAGAAGATTGCACTGTCCGATGCTATCGACAAGCTAAAAGAGG AGCTGATGATTCTTGGATTCCTCTCTCTGGTTCTGGCTGTTGTGCAAAGGCCGATTTCACATATCTGCGTGCCGGTTAAGGCAGCAGACTACATGCTACCGTGCCGCAGATTGCAACCCAAATCCATCTCTTCTGCTGCTGGTTATTGTGTTGACAGA GGGATGATTTCGCTGGTGAGTCAACAAGGGATTCATCAGCTCCATACATTCATCTTCGTGTTGGCAGTCGTCCATGTGCTCTGCAGCGTGACCACCATGATTCTGGGAAGAGCCAAA ATGAGGCGATGGAAGGCATGGGAGAAGGAGACACAGACAACTGAGTACCACGTTGCAAATG ACCCTAACAGGTTTAGGTTGACGAGAGAGACCACATTCGCAAAAAGGCATATCAGTGTAGCTACATCATCATCCTCCATGTATCTGTGGATT AAGTGCTTTTTCAGACAATTCTATGATTCCGTGAACAGAGTTGACTATCTCACCCTTCGCCATGGCTTCATAACG GCTCATTTCTCCAGGCACACCACGTTCAATTTCCATGAGTACACCAATCGATCTTTGGAGGACGAGTTCAAAACCGTGCTTACAATCAG CCCTCCCTTGTGGTTTCTTGTGGTCATCTTCATGCTTGTTGATATCCATG GGTGGTATTCCTACTTCTGGCTGTCATTTGCACCCTTGATC ACAGTACTGGCTGTGGGGACTAAGCTTCATGTGATTGTTGCAAGAATGGCTGTGAAACTGGACAGGGAAAATATAGTCATCACCGGAGCACCGCCGGTGCAACCCAACGACGATTTTTTCTGGTTTGGAAACCCCAGATCGATCCTTTTCCTCCTCCATTTGGCTTTCTTTCAG AATGCATTTGAGCTCACGTTCTTCATCTGGATCTGG TATGAATTCGGCCTGAAGTCCTGCTACCACGAGAACTTTGGGATAACCATCGCAAGAGTGGCATTAGC GGTGGTGGTACAGTTCCTCTGTAGCTACATCACTCTTCCCATGTACGCGCTCGTCACACAG ATGGGTTCGGAGGTCAAGAGATCCATGTTTGGGGAGCGGACGAAGACGGCGCTGAGAAGATGGCACGAGGAAGTGAGGGTGAGGAGGAAGAAGCAACATCCTCACAGGCGTCCTCCATCTACTGTTTCACGTCAGCAGCAGGAAATATCAACGCAGATtacatcatcaacataa
- the LOC135666307 gene encoding protein transport protein Sec61 subunit beta-like: MARGSSQSQTAASAGGGARPAGAVPRGTPAAAAGMRRRRLGGGGGGGGFAGGGPGGGANMLRFYTDDAPGLKMTPTVVLVMSLCFIGFVTALHVFGKLYRHRTGGA, translated from the coding sequence ATGGCTAGGGGGAGCTCGCAGTCGCAGACGGCGGCCTCGGCGGGGGGCGGGGCGCGGCCGGCCGGGGCGGTGCCACGTGGAACGCCGGCAGCTGCGGCGGGGATGAGGCGCCGGCGGCTGGGCGGGGGCGGAGGGGGTGGCGGCTTCGCTGGCGGCGGCCCCGGTGGGGGGGCCAACATGCTTCGGTTCTACACCGACGACGCGCCAGGGCTCAAGATGACGCCTACGGTGGTGCTTGTGATGAGCCTCTGCTTCATCGGCTTCGTCACCGCTCTCCACGTCTTCGGCAAGCTCTACCGCCACCGGACCGGCGGGGCTTGA